In a single window of the Candidatus Celerinatantimonas neptuna genome:
- the neuA gene encoding CMP-N,N'-diacetyllegionaminic acid synthase, translating into MAIAIIPARGGSKRIPHKNLKSFCGQPMISYAVNSALESGCFSSVVVSTDDPQIAEVAQSLGADVPFLRDPTLADDFVGTTPVVIDTIQRLDRECQLRDKIYCCIYATTPLLDAKTLAKGLSLLTQSGADYVFSAAEFPFPIQRALKRDQQGFMRPFYPEYIGQRSQDLEPAFQDAGQFYWGTREAWLSGVGTFSGSGQALILPRYRVVDIDTPEDWQLAELLYQALHAQ; encoded by the coding sequence ATGGCCATCGCCATTATACCGGCACGGGGCGGCAGTAAACGGATCCCACATAAAAACTTAAAATCCTTTTGCGGCCAGCCAATGATCAGTTATGCCGTTAATTCAGCTCTTGAGAGTGGTTGCTTTTCTTCTGTCGTTGTCTCCACCGACGACCCACAAATCGCCGAAGTTGCTCAAAGTCTGGGAGCTGATGTTCCTTTTTTACGGGACCCGACACTTGCCGATGATTTTGTCGGCACAACCCCAGTTGTCATTGACACGATTCAGCGTTTAGATCGCGAATGTCAGCTTCGCGATAAAATCTATTGCTGTATCTATGCAACCACCCCTTTATTAGATGCAAAAACACTGGCCAAGGGACTTTCGCTACTAACCCAAAGCGGTGCTGATTATGTCTTCTCTGCCGCTGAGTTTCCATTTCCGATTCAACGCGCATTAAAACGAGACCAACAAGGCTTTATGCGGCCTTTCTATCCTGAATATATCGGCCAGAGAAGCCAGGATCTTGAGCCGGCATTTCAAGATGCAGGACAATTTTATTGGGGAACCCGTGAAGCTTGGTTATCCGGCGTTGGCACCTTTAGCGGTAGCGGCCAAGCATTAATTTTACCGCGTTATCGAGTCGTTGATATTGATACACCCGAAGACTGGCAGCTTGCCGAACTCCTTTATCAGGCGCTCCATGCCCAATGA
- the lcfB_1 gene encoding Long-chain-fatty-acid--CoA ligase, producing MNLLRQMEQYQGEAIWYQGASITYPQLLEQAEMMVKMWGGERQLIALKAHHHPDTIVIYLAALLGRHPLILINPKLDEQSQQAIIESYQPNWGYFERGQSGVSLHTKPHNLDPELALLLTTSGSTGGVKLVQLSLANLSANAASIADYLQMDCHSRVISALPLAYSYGLSLLNSHLWCGGSMVLTEPDPMRRDFWQLLKEQGVTQLAGVPYSYQMYEQLRIRRNDWPDLQVLTQAGGHLDRKLAQTFAQWASAQGKDFCVMYGQTEATARIAYVPAGEVLSRPDSIGVAIPGGELMIVDEQGQPLLDDNQEGELVYRGANVMLGYAQTLSDLAKPSRPGVLKTGDLGYRDADGFFYVTGRLKRMIKLAGTRTALDALERTLSTPELPVVCCGHDDALRIAVTSTEHVLDVEKHLREQLGLHPRLFAVACIESLPHTANGKLDYPRLAQWIEHDGS from the coding sequence TTGAATTTACTCAGGCAGATGGAACAGTATCAGGGCGAAGCGATTTGGTATCAGGGCGCTTCAATCACCTATCCACAGCTTCTTGAACAAGCTGAGATGATGGTAAAGATGTGGGGGGGAGAGCGACAGCTAATTGCATTAAAGGCTCACCATCACCCGGATACCATTGTGATCTATCTGGCTGCTTTACTGGGGCGACATCCTCTGATTCTGATTAACCCGAAATTAGATGAACAGAGTCAGCAGGCGATTATTGAATCGTATCAGCCAAACTGGGGGTATTTTGAACGTGGCCAGAGCGGGGTTTCGCTTCACACTAAGCCTCATAATCTGGATCCTGAACTGGCATTATTACTGACGACATCCGGCTCCACTGGGGGCGTGAAACTGGTGCAGCTCAGCCTCGCTAACCTTTCGGCGAATGCAGCTTCAATTGCGGACTATTTGCAGATGGATTGCCACTCCCGGGTCATCAGTGCATTACCGCTTGCCTATTCATATGGATTATCGTTACTTAATAGTCATCTTTGGTGCGGTGGTTCGATGGTTCTGACCGAACCCGACCCTATGCGCCGGGACTTCTGGCAATTGCTCAAAGAACAAGGTGTCACACAGCTTGCCGGTGTCCCTTATAGTTATCAAATGTATGAACAGTTGCGAATTCGCCGCAATGACTGGCCTGACCTGCAAGTTCTGACACAAGCCGGAGGACATCTTGATCGAAAACTGGCCCAGACGTTTGCGCAATGGGCATCCGCGCAGGGGAAAGATTTTTGCGTGATGTACGGGCAGACTGAAGCCACCGCCCGAATCGCCTATGTGCCGGCAGGTGAAGTGCTTTCCCGCCCCGATAGTATTGGGGTTGCAATTCCCGGCGGTGAATTAATGATTGTTGATGAACAGGGCCAACCATTACTGGATGACAATCAGGAAGGGGAGCTGGTTTATCGGGGAGCAAATGTCATGTTAGGCTATGCCCAGACGCTCTCTGATCTGGCAAAACCGTCACGACCGGGCGTACTCAAAACAGGTGATTTAGGTTACCGGGATGCCGATGGCTTTTTCTATGTTACCGGGCGCTTAAAACGCATGATTAAACTGGCTGGGACCAGAACTGCGTTAGATGCGCTGGAGCGGACGTTATCAACACCCGAATTACCGGTGGTTTGTTGTGGCCATGATGATGCTCTGCGCATCGCGGTGACTTCAACAGAACACGTTCTCGACGTGGAAAAGCATCTGCGGGAGCAGTTGGGGCTGCATCCTCGTTTATTTGCTGTAGCCTGTATTGAGTCACTGCCTCATACCGCCAATGGCAAGTTGGATTATCCCCGTTTAGCGCAGTGGATTGAACATGATGGCTCTTGA
- the fabG_1 gene encoding 3-oxoacyl-[acyl-carrier-protein] reductase FabG → MTGMLDGRHVLITGASRGIGRAIAQVFAREQATLYLNGRDKDSLVALADELSAHYEVDCSVLAFDVADSDAVKAGFRELFTQTKTLDVLINNAGLRDEALLAMVTPESLEQTFAVNSFGAFYCAQYAARMMRRNGGGSIVNMASAMALGGCPGQSVYAASKAALVGMTRSLAKELAGDKIRVNAIAPGLIETDLVADLTPAQRDVHIRQITLGRIGQAEEVARCALFLSCDWSGYMTGELLHVDGGMAL, encoded by the coding sequence ATGACCGGTATGCTGGATGGTCGACATGTTTTGATTACTGGGGCTTCCCGGGGGATCGGTCGGGCGATTGCTCAGGTTTTTGCCCGTGAACAGGCGACTTTGTATCTCAACGGCCGGGATAAAGACAGCTTAGTTGCTCTTGCGGATGAATTGTCTGCACATTATGAGGTGGATTGCTCGGTATTAGCATTTGATGTGGCTGATAGTGATGCGGTTAAAGCGGGTTTTCGAGAATTATTTACACAAACGAAAACGCTGGATGTGCTCATCAACAATGCGGGTCTGCGCGATGAAGCACTGCTTGCTATGGTGACTCCCGAGAGCCTTGAACAGACCTTTGCCGTCAATAGTTTCGGCGCGTTTTACTGTGCCCAGTATGCGGCCCGAATGATGCGTCGCAATGGTGGTGGCAGTATCGTGAATATGGCATCGGCGATGGCATTGGGTGGTTGTCCGGGGCAAAGTGTATATGCGGCCAGTAAGGCGGCTCTGGTGGGAATGACCCGCTCGCTGGCGAAAGAGTTGGCTGGCGATAAGATTCGGGTGAATGCCATTGCACCGGGCTTAATTGAAACGGATTTGGTGGCTGATTTAACCCCGGCTCAGCGTGATGTGCATATCAGGCAGATTACCTTGGGGCGAATTGGTCAAGCAGAAGAAGTGGCTCGCTGCGCACTGTTTTTAAGTTGTGACTGGTCAGGCTATATGACCGGCGAGCTGTTACATGTAGATGGAGGGATGGCGCTTTGA
- the pseG gene encoding UDP-2,4-diacetamido-2,4, 6-trideoxy-beta-L-altropyranose hydrolase, translated as MIKILFRLDANSQIGTGHLMRCLTLADALSQHAKDNNQTLTCCFYCHQLPPALAEWVVKRGHIYLEAAQLQSKIDPILDWQSDVVIVDHYGLDANWENQLYGKIPLLVIDDLANRSHQCNWLLDQGPLRQSTDYTSVNQGCQFWLGSRFALIAPEFHSYRRSNCGPFRQGLICFGGADPVHATKTTLEALLKLERAKSIQWHIIAGAANPDWPDLLELVQFSSLAIHIKRHESNMPRLLAQCDFTIGAAGGMTWERCCIGIPTLAIPIVDNQVFNEAVIRRYQLAELLSLDDLSQPEQLDSALKSLESHRNLFRKHAQTMIDGLGAIRIATKLLHLLR; from the coding sequence ATGATTAAGATTCTGTTTCGATTAGATGCCAATAGCCAGATTGGCACAGGCCATCTCATGCGTTGTCTGACTTTGGCCGATGCTTTATCCCAACATGCGAAGGACAATAATCAAACCTTAACGTGTTGTTTTTACTGCCACCAGTTACCCCCCGCGTTAGCAGAATGGGTCGTCAAACGAGGTCACATATATCTTGAAGCTGCCCAGCTTCAAAGCAAAATTGATCCCATTTTGGACTGGCAATCTGACGTCGTGATTGTCGATCATTACGGTTTAGATGCCAACTGGGAAAACCAACTCTATGGGAAAATACCATTATTAGTGATCGATGATTTGGCCAACCGCTCCCATCAGTGTAACTGGTTATTGGATCAAGGCCCACTTCGACAGAGCACCGACTACACATCAGTTAATCAGGGGTGTCAGTTTTGGTTAGGAAGCCGGTTCGCACTGATTGCACCAGAGTTTCACTCGTACCGGCGATCAAACTGTGGCCCATTTCGTCAGGGGCTCATCTGTTTTGGCGGCGCAGACCCGGTCCATGCGACCAAAACCACATTAGAAGCGCTACTAAAACTTGAAAGGGCCAAATCCATCCAGTGGCACATTATCGCTGGGGCTGCCAATCCTGATTGGCCGGATTTGCTGGAACTTGTCCAATTCAGTTCACTCGCAATTCACATCAAACGCCATGAATCCAATATGCCCCGATTACTTGCACAATGTGACTTTACGATAGGTGCTGCCGGAGGGATGACCTGGGAAAGATGCTGCATCGGAATTCCGACACTTGCCATTCCTATTGTGGATAATCAGGTGTTTAATGAAGCAGTGATTCGTCGCTATCAGCTGGCTGAACTTCTCTCTTTAGATGATTTATCACAACCGGAGCAATTAGACAGCGCATTGAAATCTTTAGAAAGCCATCGTAATCTTTTCCGGAAACATGCACAAACCATGATTGATGGCTTAGGTGCAATACGCATCGCTACAAAATTACTTCATTTGCTGAGATAA
- the ramA gene encoding (R)-stereoselective amidase, whose amino-acid sequence MKIMLCQQAATYADKVANLATIEHLAAGAKAFDVNVLIFPELFLTGYNLKGQLRQLAEPIDGPGITRIRQIARRHQTAIICGFPEKVDEFVFNSAVAIDKKGEIAHCHHKVFLFGDEEKVLFTPGHEFKTFELAGKRCGLSICYDIEFPEVARHMAQSGASVLFNPTANMYPYTQVPLSLVRARALENGLVTVYANLCGEENGLIYTGQSAIVLPDGTDLVRAGCDPAFLIGDISQGLARNKSEPSSTQVFDLAKTQWLQ is encoded by the coding sequence ATGAAAATAATGCTCTGCCAACAAGCAGCGACATACGCCGATAAAGTTGCAAATCTGGCGACCATCGAGCACCTGGCCGCAGGAGCAAAGGCATTTGATGTCAATGTACTGATTTTCCCCGAATTGTTTTTAACAGGATATAATCTCAAAGGCCAGCTACGCCAGCTTGCCGAACCAATTGACGGGCCAGGTATCACCCGAATTCGCCAGATAGCCAGGCGACATCAAACAGCCATTATCTGTGGATTTCCCGAAAAAGTTGATGAATTTGTTTTTAACAGTGCCGTTGCTATTGATAAAAAAGGAGAAATTGCCCACTGCCACCATAAAGTTTTTTTATTTGGTGACGAAGAAAAAGTGCTGTTTACCCCGGGCCATGAATTTAAAACGTTTGAACTGGCCGGCAAGCGTTGTGGACTTTCAATCTGTTACGACATCGAATTTCCAGAAGTGGCCCGCCATATGGCCCAGTCTGGAGCATCGGTACTCTTTAATCCGACTGCCAATATGTACCCCTATACTCAGGTTCCATTATCATTAGTCCGAGCAAGGGCTTTAGAAAATGGCTTAGTAACCGTATATGCCAATCTTTGTGGAGAAGAAAACGGTTTAATATATACAGGGCAAAGTGCCATTGTCTTACCTGATGGAACTGATCTTGTCAGAGCTGGATGCGACCCAGCCTTTTTAATCGGGGATATCAGTCAGGGACTGGCCCGGAATAAATCTGAACCATCCTCGACCCAAGTGTTCGATCTGGCAAAAACGCAATGGCTACAATGA